DNA from Cupriavidus necator N-1:
CATGGATCGCCGGCGCACTCGCCGGCCTGGTCACGGTGGCGGCAGTAACGGGCAATGCCTGGGCGCAGGACACACGGCCGGTGCGGCTGATGGTGGGCGCCGCGCCCGGCGGCGGCACCGACGTGATGGCGCGCATCGTCTCCGACAAGCTCGCCGCGCAGCTGAAGCAGCCCGTCGTGGTGGACAACCGCCCCGGCGCGTCCAACACCATTGCCGCGGATTTGACCGCCAAGGCGGCGCCGGACGGCAACACGCTGCTGATGGGCGTGGTGACTTCGCAAGCGATTGCCCCGCACCTGCTCAAGCTGCAGTTCGATCCGCTCAAGGACCTGGCGCCGGTGGCGCTGGTGTCGTCGGTGCCCAATGTGCTGGTGGTCAACAACCAGGTGCAGGCGCGCGACGTCAAGGCGCTGGTGGCGCAGATCCAGGCCAATCCGGACAAGTTCCGCTACAGCTCGTCCGGGGTCGGCAGCACCCAGCACCTGGCCGGCGCGTCCTTCGCGCGGCAGATCAAGGGCAAGCTGCTGCACGTGCCATACAAGAGCAGCAGCAGCGCGCTGGTGGACCTGATGGGCGGGCAGGTGGACATGAGCTTCGAGACCATGCCGTCGGTCATCAGCCATATCAAGGCCGGCAAGCTGCACGCGCTGGCGGTCACCGCGGACCAGCGCTCGGCGCTGCTGCCCAACGTGCCCACGCTGGCTGAAGCTGGCGTGCCCGGCATCCAGATGAGTGCGTGGTACGGTGTCTATGCGCCGGCCGGCACGCCGCCCGCGACGCTGCAGAAGCTGAGCAGCGCGCTGGCCACGGTGATCAAGGACCCTGACACCGTGCGCCGGTTGGCCGATGTGGGTGCGGTGCCCGGCGCGCTGACCGCGGCGCAGTTCGATGCCTTCTCGCGTGCCGAGTATGTGCGCTATGGCAAGCTGATCGCTGAACTGGGCGTCAAGCTCGACCAATAACTACCCGGAAGTCCAATGAATTCCCGTCCAAGAATCGCCATGGTGCTGGGCGACCCCGCCGGCATCGGCCCCGAATTGATCGCCAGGCTGCTGGCCGACCCCGCGACCGCCGCGCAGGCCGAGATCCTGCTGATTGCCGACCGCGACGAATGGCGCCACGGCATGAGGATCGCAGGCGTCGAGCTGGCGCTGGCCGAGACCGATGCGCCCGCCTTTGCCGATGATGGCAAGCCGCGCCTGTACCACTGGCAGCTGCCGGAGCGCCCGACATTTGCGCGCGGCGAAGCCAGTGCCGAGGGCGGGCGCTACAGCCTGGGCACGCTGGCGCTGGCACTGCAGCTGGCGCAAGCGGGCCAGGCCGACGCGATCCTGTTCGGGCCGCTCAACAAGAGCTCGCTGCACGCCGCCGGCATGGCGCATAGCGATGAGCTGCACTGGTTTGCCGAGCAGCTTGGCTACCACGGCAACTTCTGCGAGTTCAATGTTCTGGACGGGCTGTGGACCTCGCGCGTGACCTCGCACGTGGCGCTCAAGGACGTGCCGGCGATGATCACGCAGGAACGCGTGGGCGGCGCCATCGACCTGATCGACCACGCCCTGCGCCGCGCCGGCATGGCGCGCCCGCGTATCGCGGTGTGCGGCCTGAACCCGCACAACGGCGACAACGGCGCCTTCGGCCGCGAAGAGATCGACGTGATCGCCCCGGCGGTGGCCGCGGCGCGTGAGCGCGGCGTGGCGGCCGACGGTCCGTTCCCGGCCGACACCATCTTCCTGAAGGTGCAGGGCGGGCCGTCGCAGCGGCAGTTCGATGCCATCGTCACCATGTACCACGACCAGGGCCAGATCGGCATCAAG
Protein-coding regions in this window:
- a CDS encoding Bug family tripartite tricarboxylate transporter substrate binding protein, which produces MKTWIAGALAGLVTVAAVTGNAWAQDTRPVRLMVGAAPGGGTDVMARIVSDKLAAQLKQPVVVDNRPGASNTIAADLTAKAAPDGNTLLMGVVTSQAIAPHLLKLQFDPLKDLAPVALVSSVPNVLVVNNQVQARDVKALVAQIQANPDKFRYSSSGVGSTQHLAGASFARQIKGKLLHVPYKSSSSALVDLMGGQVDMSFETMPSVISHIKAGKLHALAVTADQRSALLPNVPTLAEAGVPGIQMSAWYGVYAPAGTPPATLQKLSSALATVIKDPDTVRRLADVGAVPGALTAAQFDAFSRAEYVRYGKLIAELGVKLDQ
- a CDS encoding 4-hydroxythreonine-4-phosphate dehydrogenase PdxA; the protein is MNSRPRIAMVLGDPAGIGPELIARLLADPATAAQAEILLIADRDEWRHGMRIAGVELALAETDAPAFADDGKPRLYHWQLPERPTFARGEASAEGGRYSLGTLALALQLAQAGQADAILFGPLNKSSLHAAGMAHSDELHWFAEQLGYHGNFCEFNVLDGLWTSRVTSHVALKDVPAMITQERVGGAIDLIDHALRRAGMARPRIAVCGLNPHNGDNGAFGREEIDVIAPAVAAARERGVAADGPFPADTIFLKVQGGPSQRQFDAIVTMYHDQGQIGIKLMGFSRGVTVQGGLPVPITTPAHGTAFDITQQGRADPGATLQAFQIACRMGAQRRAAP